Within the Agromyces atrinae genome, the region TGGTGCGCAGGGTCTGCCGAGGGGAGGCCATGGTGGCTCTTCTTTCTGTCGGAGGGTGGGTCAGAATCCGGGCAGCAGACTCACGACGAGGTCGATGAGTTTGATCCCGACGAACGGGGCGATGACGCCGCCGAGCCCGTAGACGAGGAGGTTCCGCCCGAGCAGGGCGGATGCGGAGCCCGGCCGGTACCGCACGCCGCGGAGCGCGAGCGGGATGAGCACGACGATGACGAGCGCGTTGAAGATGATCGCCGAGAGGATCGCTGAGGCGGGCGAGTGCAACTGCATGATGTTGAGCACCGCGAGCCCCGGCAGCACGCCCGCGAAGAGCGCGGGGATGATCGCGAAGTACTTGGCGATGTCATTGGCGATCGAGAACGTCGTGAGCGCGCCGCGCGTGATGAGCAGCTGCTTGCCGATGCCGACGATGTCGATGAGCTTCGTCGGGTCGGAGTCGAGGTCGACCATGTTGCCGGCCTCCTTCGCGGCCGACGTGCCCGTGTTCATCGCGACGCCGACGTCGGCCTGCGCGAGCGCCGGGGCGTCGTTCGTGCCGTCGCCCGTCATCGCGACGAGTCGCCCGCCCGCCTGCTCCGAGCGGATGTAGGCGAGCTTGTCCTCGGGCGTCGCCTCGGCGAGATAGTCGTCGACGCCCGCCTCGGTCGCGATGGCCCGCGCGGTCAGCGGGTTGTCGCCCGTGATCATGACCGTGCGGATTCCCATCGAACGGAGTTCGCCGAAGCGCTCGGCGAGGCCGTCCTTCACGACATCCTTCAGGTGCACGACGCCGAGTACGCGCGCCGTGCCGTCGACGGTCCGCTCCGCGACGACGAGCGGCGTGCCTCCCGACTGCGAGATCTCACCGACGCGGTCGTCGAGTTCGGCGACGAGCGTCGACGGCATCCGTCCGGCCTCCTCGACCCACGCGGCGACCGCGGATCCCGCACCCTTCCGCACGCGGGCGCCGTCGCCGAGGTCGATGCCGCTCATGCGCGTCTGCGCGGTGAATGGCACGGGGTCGCCCGCGGGCGACTGCCCGAAACGGATGCCGGCGGCTGCGGCGAGCTCGACGATCGAGACGCCCTCGGGAGTGGGGTCGGCGAGCGAGGCCAGTGACGCCGCGCGGGCGAGTTCGTGCTCGCCGACGCCCGTGAGCGGCACGAACGCGCTCGCCCGTCGGTTGCCGTACGTGATCGTCCCCGTCTTGTCGAGCAGGAGGGTCGTGACATCGCCCGCGGCCTCGACGGCGCGACCCGAGAGGGCGAGCACGTTCCGCTGCACGAGGCGATCCATGCCGGCGATGCCGATCGCCGAGAGGAGCGCGCCGATCGTCGTCGGGATGAGGCACACGAGCAGCGCGACGAGCACGGGTACCGAGACGGGGCTCGCGGCGTACGACGCGATCGGGTTGAGGGTGAGCGCGACCATGACGAACACGATCGACAGGCTCGCGAGCAGGATGTTGAGTGCGATCTCGTTGGGCGTCTTCTGACGGCTCGCACCCTCGACGAGGGCGATCATGCGGTCGACGAAGGTCTCGCCGGGCTTCGAGGTGATGCGCACGACGATGCGGTCGGAGAGCACGCGAGTGCCGCCCGTCACCGCCGAGCGGTCGCCGCCCGACTCGCGCACGACGGGTGCCGACTCGCCCGTGATCGCCGACTCGTCGACCGAGGCGATGCCCCACACGATGTCGCCGTCGCCCGGTACGAGCTCGCCCGCCGAGACGACCACGACGTCGCCGAGGGCGAGATCGGCCGAAGACACGTCGAGAGACGGAGTGCGCTCGGCACCGGCATCCGTCGCCGCGTCGTACGACGCGACCCGATGCGCGACCGTCGAGGTGCGCGTCTTCCGCAGGCTGTCGGCCTGCGCCTTGCCGCGTCCCTCGGCGACCGACTCGGCGAGGTTCGCGAAGAGCACGGTGAGCCAGAGCCACACCGCGATCCCCCACGTGAACGACGCGGGCACGGACGCTCCGCCCGACTCGGCGACGCCGAGGAACGGCTCGGCGATCACGATCGCCGTCGTGAGCACGGCGCCGATCTCGACGAGGAACATCACGGGGTTCCGCCACATGAGTCGCGGATCGAGTTTGCGGAGTGCGCCGGGCAGCGCCCGTGCGAATCCGGAGAGGACGGTGGTCATGGTCAGTTCAGCCCTTCAGCCAGGGGACCCAGCGCGAGAACGGGGAAGTAGGTGAGTGCGGTGACGAGCACCGTGACGCCGAGCAGGAGACCCACGAAGAGCGGTCGGTGCGTCGGCAGGGTTCCGGATGTCGCGGGCACGGTGTCCTGGGCGGCGAACGAACCGGCGAGCGCGAGCACGATCACGATCGGCACGAAGCGGCCGAGCGCCATGGCGACGCCGAGCGCGGCGTTCAACCAGTCGGTGTTCGCCGTGAGACCGGCGAAGGCCGAGCCGTTGTTGTTGGCCGCCGACGTGAACGCGTAGAGCACCTCCGAGAGGCCGTGGAGGCCCGGGTTCCAGATCGACACCGCCTCGACGTTCTCGCGGAGCGGCGGGATCGCGAAGCTCAGCGCTGTACCGGCGAGCACGAGCGTCGGGGTCACGAGGATGAAGAGGCTCGCGAGCGTCATCTCGCGCGGCCCGATCTTCTTGCCGAGGTACTCGGGCGTGCGACCGACGAGCAGACCCGCGATGAAGACCGCGATGACGGCGAGCACGAGCATGCCGTAGAGACCGGAGCCGACACCGCCCGGCGCGATCTCGCCGAGCATCATGTTGATCATCGGCAGCATGCCGCCGAGCGACGTGTACGAGTCGTGCATCGAGTTGACGGCGCCCGTCGAGGTGAGGGTCGAGGTCGTACCGAAGAGCGTCGAGCCGAGGATGCCGAAGCGGGTCTCCTTGCCCTCCATCGCTCCCCCGGCGAGCGCGGGCGCGGTTCCCGCCCCCGCCGACTCGAGGATGCCGAGGAGGGTCATCGACACCGCGAAGAGCGTCGCCATGACGGCGAGGATCGCGGTTCCCTGCTTCGGGTCGCCGACCATGCGGCCGAACGTGCGCGGCAGCGAGAACGGGATCGCGAGCATGAGCACGATCTCGAACAGGTTGGTCCACGGCGTCGGGTTCTCGAACGGGTGCGCGGAGTTCGCGTTGAAGAAGCCGCCGCCGTTGGTGCCGAGGAGCTTGATCGCCTCTTGCGAGGCGACGGGGCCGCCCGGCACGTTCTGGGTTCCGCCCGCGATCGTGCCGACCTCGGTGAATCCCGTGAGGTTCTGGATGACACCGCCGGCGAGCAGCACGACGGCGGCGATGACGGAGAGCGGAAGGAGGAGCCGGAAGGTCGCGCGGAACACGTCGACCCAGACGTTGCCGATCGTGCCGCTGCGCCGGGCCGCGAGACCACGCACGAGGGCGATCGCGACGGCGATGCCGACAGCGGCCGAGAGGAAGTTCTGCACGGCGAGCCCCGCGAGCTGCACCGTATAGCCCATCGTGAGCTCGGGCGAGTACGACTGCCAGTTGGTGTTCGTGACGAACGAGATCGCGGTGTTGAACGCGAGGCCTTCGGGTACGGCAGGCAGCCCGAGTGCACCGGGCAGCAGCTGCTGCGTGCGCTGCAGGAGGTAGAGCGCGAGCACGCCGACGATCGAGAAGACGATGACGCCGCGGGCGTACGCGCCCCACGACTGCTCGGCACGCGGATCGACCCCGATGAGCCGGTAGACGACACGCTCGATGCGGGCGTCCTTCGCCCCGGTGAAGACGCGCGCCATGTAGTCGCCGAGCGGGCGGTGCAGGAGGGCGAGCACGAGGACGAGTGTCGCGACGGGCAGGATCGCGAGGAGCACCTCCATCAGAATCGCCCGGGTCGGACGAGGGCGCACACGAGGTACACCACAGCGGCGATGCCGAGGCCCGCGGCGAGGAGTTCGAAGAAGATCACAGCTTCTCCACCCCTCGCACGACGAGGCCGACGACGGCGAAGACGGCGAAGATGCCGAGAACCCAGACGAGGTCGAGCACGGAAGACTCCCACAGACGGATGCCGGTGCCCGATCGGGCACGGATGCCCGGTCACGGGCACGTTCCGATCCAACGCCGCGCGGGGTCGCCGAACGCGAGTCCTTACGGTTTCCCTACGGCTCCGTGCGTGATCCTCACGCTTCCCCTACGCGCGGCTCAGCTGTCGAGCGAGGCGATGCGCACCGTCACCTCGACGGGCAGGCCCGGCGCCTCGGCCGCGAACCGTGAGCGCACGTCGGCGGCGACGGCGCGAGCGATCTCGCCCGCGCGATGACGGGCATCCGCCGCGATGTCGACGCGCACGACGGCGACGTCGTCGCGGATGTCGACGACGACCTCCGTGGTCGGCTCGGGCACTCCGAGCACGGCGCCGGCGACGGCCGCCGCGGCGGTGCGTGCCGCTTCGAGCACGGCGGGTCGAGGCGAGTAGATGCCGACGACGCCGGGAACCGAGCGGATTCCCTGGGCGACACTCGCGGCGATCGGCTGGACGTCGCTCATGACGGTGCTCCCTCGGTGTCGGCCTTCGGGGCTCGGGCGATGAAGACATCGGTGATCTCGACGTCGATCGAGACGACCGTGAGTTCGGTGTGACGAAGGAGCGCCGAGTGCACGGCGGCGCGGACGTGCTCGGCGGAATCGGTGATCGAGATGCCGTAGAGCACCGTCGCCGTGAGCGAGATCGTGACCTCGGCGCCCGGGTCGGTGACGTCGCCCTCGATCGAGCAGCGCCCGACGAGCACGCCCTCGACGCTGTCGCCGGCATCGCGGATGAGACCGCGCACGGCACCCTCGGTGATGAGGAAACGGTCACCGGGTTCGGTCGACGAGAACGGGATGTCTCGGCCGGAGCGCGCCTCACGGGTCACGGCGCCGAGCACCCCCTTGAGCCAGGAGTCGTCGGGAGCGGGCAGCGACGCGGCATCCGCTTCGATCAGCTCGCCCGACAGCGAGCGGAGACGGATGAGCGAGCGCAGGATCGCCCGGGCCTCGGGGTCCTCCTCGATCGACGGGTCGTAGGGCACGCGGCCCGCCTCGAGGTACTCGGAGATGCGCTCGAC harbors:
- the kdpA gene encoding potassium-transporting ATPase subunit KdpA; protein product: MEVLLAILPVATLVLVLALLHRPLGDYMARVFTGAKDARIERVVYRLIGVDPRAEQSWGAYARGVIVFSIVGVLALYLLQRTQQLLPGALGLPAVPEGLAFNTAISFVTNTNWQSYSPELTMGYTVQLAGLAVQNFLSAAVGIAVAIALVRGLAARRSGTIGNVWVDVFRATFRLLLPLSVIAAVVLLAGGVIQNLTGFTEVGTIAGGTQNVPGGPVASQEAIKLLGTNGGGFFNANSAHPFENPTPWTNLFEIVLMLAIPFSLPRTFGRMVGDPKQGTAILAVMATLFAVSMTLLGILESAGAGTAPALAGGAMEGKETRFGILGSTLFGTTSTLTSTGAVNSMHDSYTSLGGMLPMINMMLGEIAPGGVGSGLYGMLVLAVIAVFIAGLLVGRTPEYLGKKIGPREMTLASLFILVTPTLVLAGTALSFAIPPLRENVEAVSIWNPGLHGLSEVLYAFTSAANNNGSAFAGLTANTDWLNAALGVAMALGRFVPIVIVLALAGSFAAQDTVPATSGTLPTHRPLFVGLLLGVTVLVTALTYFPVLALGPLAEGLN
- a CDS encoding potassium-transporting ATPase subunit F — encoded protein: MIFFELLAAGLGIAAVVYLVCALVRPGRF
- the kdpB gene encoding potassium-transporting ATPase subunit KdpB, with amino-acid sequence MTTVLSGFARALPGALRKLDPRLMWRNPVMFLVEIGAVLTTAIVIAEPFLGVAESGGASVPASFTWGIAVWLWLTVLFANLAESVAEGRGKAQADSLRKTRTSTVAHRVASYDAATDAGAERTPSLDVSSADLALGDVVVVSAGELVPGDGDIVWGIASVDESAITGESAPVVRESGGDRSAVTGGTRVLSDRIVVRITSKPGETFVDRMIALVEGASRQKTPNEIALNILLASLSIVFVMVALTLNPIASYAASPVSVPVLVALLVCLIPTTIGALLSAIGIAGMDRLVQRNVLALSGRAVEAAGDVTTLLLDKTGTITYGNRRASAFVPLTGVGEHELARAASLASLADPTPEGVSIVELAAAAGIRFGQSPAGDPVPFTAQTRMSGIDLGDGARVRKGAGSAVAAWVEEAGRMPSTLVAELDDRVGEISQSGGTPLVVAERTVDGTARVLGVVHLKDVVKDGLAERFGELRSMGIRTVMITGDNPLTARAIATEAGVDDYLAEATPEDKLAYIRSEQAGGRLVAMTGDGTNDAPALAQADVGVAMNTGTSAAKEAGNMVDLDSDPTKLIDIVGIGKQLLITRGALTTFSIANDIAKYFAIIPALFAGVLPGLAVLNIMQLHSPASAILSAIIFNALVIVVLIPLALRGVRYRPGSASALLGRNLLVYGLGGVIAPFVGIKLIDLVVSLLPGF
- a CDS encoding Asp23/Gls24 family envelope stress response protein — encoded protein: MNDLTPIDPPGPDADDENDAVERISEYLEAGRVPYDPSIEEDPEARAILRSLIRLRSLSGELIEADAASLPAPDDSWLKGVLGAVTREARSGRDIPFSSTEPGDRFLITEGAVRGLIRDAGDSVEGVLVGRCSIEGDVTDPGAEVTISLTATVLYGISITDSAEHVRAAVHSALLRHTELTVVSIDVEITDVFIARAPKADTEGAPS